A single Nicotiana tabacum cultivar K326 chromosome 5, ASM71507v2, whole genome shotgun sequence DNA region contains:
- the LOC107795457 gene encoding uncharacterized protein LOC107795457, producing MERVEKVELIQKAIEQLIEQEEQVQSKRRQLLEESFVAVDNTINKDDEGEKEAEHRHQLLSQLLTQLESLKEDSPLDQMSQSTNLEEIPSDDVDREKEENVVKELRKIQKQNFVTHCLLSAMIVLTLTWQLSEVSLILKMKDGLNHPLRSIGSMVTSWIKRPPPPLNVQEGDLNDSAKQLKHKVEAMSLPKLKVPELPHVELPSLDFITEDD from the exons ATGGAAAGGGTGGAAAAAGTAGAGCTCATACAGAAAGCCATAGAGCAGTTAATAGAACAAGAAGAACAAGTCCAATCCAAAAGACGTCAGCTTCTTGAAGAGAGCTTTGTCGCCGTTGATAATACCATCAACAAAGATGATGAAGGTGAAAAGGAAGCCGAGCACCGCCACCAACTCCTCTCCCAACTTTTAActcag CTAGAATCACTGAAAGAAGATAGCCCACTTGATCAAATGAGTCAATCAACCAACTTAGAAGAAATTCCATCAGATGATGTAGacagagaaaaagaagaaaatgttgTAAAAGAACTAAGGAAGATTCAGAAGCAGAACTTTGTCACTCATTGCCTTTTATCAGCTATGATAGTCCTCACCTTAACATGGCAACTATCCGAGGTCTCTCTCATTTTGAAAATGAAAGATGGATTAAATCATCCTCTTAGATCCATTGGTAGTATGGTAACAAGCTGGATTAAGCGCCCCCCACCTCCATTAAACGTTCAAGAAGGCGATTTAAACGACTCCGCCAAGCAGCTAAAACATAAGGTGGAGGCTATGTCTCTCCCAAAGCTAAAAGTTCCTGAGCTTCCTCATGTGGAGTTGCCATCTTTGGACTTTATCACTGAAGATGACtag